From one Luteolibacter sp. SL250 genomic stretch:
- a CDS encoding right-handed parallel beta-helix repeat-containing protein — protein MRIHSATAIAFCMAAVCSAADLEPRTVTTTAGLKAALSALAPGTVIRIAPGEYGPGNYVRNVSNLTIEALDPASPPVFKGGKEAWHFTRCDGLTLRNLAITGQSSNGINIDDGGRLDSPVAGITLQGLRISNIGPTGNHDAIKLSGLHGFTIRDCHIEGWAGQAIDMVGCHSSLIMDCRIIGKEGWSQATGIQTKGGSSGITIEKCRFIHAGPRPLNIGGSTGMAYFRPPGAKYEAKDITVRDCVIEGGSCAASFVGVDGATFTGNTILFPEKWIFRILQETKADGFAPCRNVTISGNRIVFRRSGVKTEINIGPDTGAESFSFSRNRWFAEDAPDRSRPNLPSVEEQGEYGTDPRKP, from the coding sequence ATGAGAATCCACTCCGCGACGGCTATTGCTTTCTGCATGGCGGCCGTCTGTTCCGCCGCTGATCTGGAACCCAGGACAGTGACCACCACCGCCGGGCTGAAAGCGGCGCTTTCCGCCCTTGCGCCCGGCACGGTGATCCGGATTGCCCCCGGCGAATACGGTCCGGGTAACTACGTCCGGAATGTCTCCAACCTGACCATCGAGGCGCTTGATCCGGCCTCTCCGCCGGTGTTCAAAGGGGGAAAAGAAGCTTGGCATTTCACCCGGTGTGATGGTCTGACTTTGAGAAATCTCGCAATCACCGGCCAATCATCGAACGGCATCAACATCGACGACGGTGGCCGGTTGGACAGCCCCGTGGCTGGCATCACACTGCAGGGTCTCCGGATCTCCAACATCGGTCCGACAGGGAACCACGATGCCATCAAGCTCTCCGGACTCCATGGCTTCACCATCAGGGACTGCCATATCGAGGGATGGGCCGGTCAGGCGATCGACATGGTGGGATGCCATTCCTCCCTGATCATGGATTGCCGCATCATCGGTAAAGAAGGTTGGTCCCAGGCCACCGGGATCCAGACGAAGGGTGGAAGTTCCGGGATCACCATCGAAAAATGCCGGTTCATCCACGCCGGTCCACGTCCACTGAACATCGGCGGCTCAACCGGGATGGCCTACTTCCGTCCTCCCGGAGCGAAGTATGAGGCAAAGGACATCACCGTCCGCGACTGTGTCATCGAGGGAGGAAGCTGTGCGGCGTCATTCGTCGGGGTGGATGGCGCGACATTCACGGGGAACACGATCCTCTTTCCGGAGAAGTGGATCTTCCGCATCCTCCAGGAGACAAAGGCGGATGGCTTCGCACCCTGCCGGAATGTCACCATCTCCGGCAACCGCATCGTCTTCCGGAGGTCCGGGGTGAAAACGGAGATCAACATCGGCCCGGACACCGGGGCGGAGAGCTTCAGCTTTTCCCGCAACCGTTGGTTCGCGGAAGATGCCCCGGACAGATCACGCCCGAACCTTCCGTCAGTGGAGGAGCAGGGCGAATATGGGACGGATCCCCGCAAGCCCTGA
- a CDS encoding GDSL-type esterase/lipase family protein has product MKKDMPGIILRWVALFAALCSGTASAGHVRFGFTGGSLAPTLVDVPAGVTVELLVLGAKFSSPAGTAGNVFDEGADPDGIRITAADGTGAATGTSITAGTTLSFTVHIPAGVTVGFQSLTLRYKGTNVTGRSNARVFSSIRGSASASADTVGILGRDGEGTDSTFVQDTVNLAVIDAEAGTNIQAGDFTNLSNRSVTFLLPWMDGNDAATSYIDLDDLTLNFLAPSNLKVTDFRIAGGEMSISFDTDVGRDYAVLWATDLLGPAYRKRWNLQVSVVHSVGGVRTYNLGAPHGPRIFYVVSEGEGASHPVARILPIGDSITEGGIGTVYRAGLAASLTSAGYLYRYVGSKPADTSDPLRHEGYSGKNAKEIAEELVKTAPSHPADIALIHAGHNFNKGELVLTPTQEADILNEGEAAIRKMVDVLRAANPRVIVLLAKVIPAGKLPKYSYIPALNGRYVQVAAALDTVASPVKIVDQNTGFDPETDTVTDKVHPNADGAAKMADRWFGALAPLLE; this is encoded by the coding sequence ATGAAAAAGGATATGCCGGGAATCATCCTCCGCTGGGTGGCCCTTTTCGCGGCGCTGTGTTCCGGCACTGCCAGCGCTGGTCACGTCCGCTTCGGGTTCACCGGCGGTTCACTTGCTCCGACATTGGTGGATGTGCCCGCCGGAGTGACGGTGGAGCTGTTGGTGCTGGGGGCGAAGTTCAGTTCCCCGGCCGGTACCGCCGGGAATGTCTTCGATGAAGGAGCGGACCCGGATGGCATCCGCATCACGGCGGCGGATGGTACGGGAGCCGCAACGGGAACTTCCATCACGGCGGGGACCACCTTGTCCTTCACCGTGCACATCCCTGCCGGCGTTACCGTCGGTTTCCAGTCTCTCACCCTGCGCTACAAGGGCACCAACGTGACGGGACGCTCAAATGCCCGGGTGTTCAGCAGCATACGGGGATCGGCAAGCGCTTCCGCGGATACGGTGGGTATTCTCGGGCGGGATGGCGAGGGGACGGACTCCACGTTTGTTCAGGACACCGTGAACCTGGCTGTGATCGATGCGGAAGCGGGCACCAACATCCAAGCCGGGGATTTCACGAATCTGAGCAACCGCTCGGTGACCTTTCTTCTGCCATGGATGGACGGAAACGATGCGGCCACCAGTTACATTGACCTGGATGACCTGACGTTGAACTTCCTTGCGCCGTCCAACCTGAAGGTGACGGATTTCCGGATTGCCGGGGGGGAGATGTCGATCTCATTCGATACGGATGTTGGCAGGGATTATGCGGTCTTGTGGGCGACGGACCTTCTGGGGCCGGCCTACCGGAAGCGCTGGAATCTCCAGGTATCGGTCGTCCATTCGGTTGGCGGGGTGAGGACTTATAATCTGGGTGCTCCCCACGGACCGCGTATTTTCTATGTGGTGTCGGAAGGGGAAGGGGCCAGCCATCCGGTGGCGAGGATACTGCCCATCGGTGATTCCATCACGGAAGGCGGGATCGGCACGGTGTATCGGGCCGGGTTGGCGGCGAGCTTGACCTCGGCCGGTTACCTCTACCGCTATGTGGGATCCAAACCGGCGGATACCTCCGATCCGCTGCGGCATGAGGGATACAGCGGAAAAAACGCGAAGGAGATCGCGGAAGAGTTGGTGAAAACAGCTCCATCCCACCCGGCGGACATCGCTCTGATCCATGCGGGTCACAATTTCAACAAAGGGGAGCTCGTGCTCACCCCGACCCAGGAAGCGGACATCCTCAACGAAGGGGAGGCGGCCATCCGAAAGATGGTGGATGTCCTCAGGGCGGCGAACCCGCGGGTGATCGTCCTGCTCGCCAAGGTGATCCCCGCCGGGAAACTGCCGAAGTATTCCTACATCCCGGCGCTCAATGGACGTTACGTCCAGGTGGCGGCAGCCTTGGACACGGTTGCCTCTCCTGTCAAAATTGTGGATCAAAACACGGGATTCGACCCGGAAACGGACACCGTGACCGACAAGGTGCATCCGAATGCGGACGGTGCGGCGAAGATGGCGGACCGGTGGTTCGGGGCACTCGCGCCGCTTCTGGAGTGA
- the rpmI gene encoding 50S ribosomal protein L35, producing the protein MPRVGGKAKTRKAVAKRFKVTGTGKIMRRKQGARHLLQCKNSKRKRRLGQATELAAADYRNVRENLPFSH; encoded by the coding sequence ATGCCAAGAGTCGGAGGAAAAGCAAAGACACGGAAGGCCGTTGCCAAGCGTTTCAAAGTGACTGGTACCGGGAAGATCATGCGTCGCAAGCAAGGTGCCCGCCACCTTCTGCAATGCAAGAACAGCAAGCGTAAGCGCCGCCTTGGCCAAGCCACCGAGCTTGCCGCTGCGGATTACCGCAACGTTCGCGAGAATCTTCCCTTCAGCCACTGA
- the rplT gene encoding 50S ribosomal protein L20, with product MPRATNSPASRARRKRTLLRAKGFRGFRSKLFRYAKDAVRKAMTYEYRDRKRRKGQFRRLWTQRINAAVRAEGLTYSRFIEGLKAAGIEADRKILSDLAIADAAAFSAVVAQVKKALEDKASAAKGA from the coding sequence ATGCCACGTGCCACCAACTCACCGGCCAGCCGCGCCCGCCGCAAGCGGACGCTGCTCCGTGCCAAGGGCTTCCGCGGATTCCGCTCGAAGCTCTTCCGTTACGCCAAGGACGCCGTCCGCAAGGCGATGACCTATGAGTATCGCGACCGCAAGCGCCGCAAAGGCCAGTTCCGCCGTCTCTGGACCCAGCGGATCAACGCCGCTGTCCGCGCTGAAGGTCTGACCTACTCGCGCTTCATCGAAGGCCTGAAGGCCGCCGGTATCGAAGCCGACCGCAAGATCCTTTCGGACCTCGCGATCGCTGATGCCGCCGCTTTCTCCGCCGTCGTCGCGCAAGTGAAGAAGGCCCTGGAGGACAAAGCGTCCGCCGCCAAGGGAGCCTGA
- a CDS encoding toll/interleukin-1 receptor domain-containing protein, whose product MAATTGPASIDDDVDFKYWAFISYSHQDEAWATWIHRSLEGYRLPRGVAGSDFRGEKVPKHLRPVFRDRDELAGGADLGGKLRRSLRDSRTLIVICSEKSAGSKWVNEEVRYFKSLGREDRVLCLIVSGEPYACGTPGAEHKECFPKSIRFQLDGEGEISSEPAEPLAADVRPGKDGKPDALLKLVAGVLDIGFDRLKQRDARRRKMRRIQWYAGSACGLIFGAAGYLLLADQGVGLPGKETIQLELDRRELSVMRAVASDEEIFSTAKRLRLDLSNAIHRAKEDSGWISQTLRDGEDDDLPDDPFSHSQAMAALCVAPERGPWSDDLLLKCARMTFVPEPGKSISGFQELYAPPEPSLKPFDSCGAFWFVNLLAASTRKEGLVPGSMRPALAEDLLEVQQALEPYRAGTGGWWMFPGADQTAPPNAYSASLALLALLECRKAGLPWMGSVERRDELLEATALWLRENFHQDGKAAGWRGTGENRYEIFDGLTLQIHATLLRAKNEAGIGIPDHILQAMERQLIDCASRTAAFPVASGEFESDIKVQGRAIQRKEAYRFLWYPWALVAMDGWLKMEKAEPRPKEQVVRIRRARAHLVMDIGPVLVDSLENNWLFMAAETLYGLSSVRED is encoded by the coding sequence ATGGCAGCTACGACTGGACCAGCCTCCATCGACGATGACGTCGATTTCAAATACTGGGCGTTCATCAGTTACAGCCATCAGGACGAGGCGTGGGCGACGTGGATCCACCGCTCGCTGGAGGGTTACCGGCTGCCTCGCGGGGTGGCTGGATCGGATTTCAGAGGAGAGAAGGTGCCGAAGCATCTGCGGCCTGTATTCCGGGACCGGGATGAACTTGCGGGCGGGGCGGATCTCGGTGGAAAGCTCCGGAGATCCCTGCGGGATTCCCGCACGCTGATCGTCATCTGCTCCGAGAAATCGGCCGGGAGCAAATGGGTGAATGAGGAGGTGAGATACTTCAAATCCCTCGGCCGGGAGGATCGCGTGCTGTGTCTCATCGTTTCCGGGGAACCGTATGCCTGCGGAACGCCGGGTGCGGAGCATAAGGAATGCTTCCCGAAGTCGATCCGCTTCCAACTCGATGGGGAGGGAGAGATTTCCAGTGAACCGGCGGAGCCGCTTGCTGCGGATGTGAGACCCGGGAAGGACGGAAAACCGGATGCGCTCTTGAAGTTGGTGGCGGGGGTTCTGGACATCGGTTTCGACCGGCTGAAGCAGCGCGATGCCCGCCGGCGGAAGATGCGCCGCATCCAGTGGTATGCGGGAAGTGCCTGTGGGTTGATCTTCGGTGCTGCGGGTTACCTGCTGCTGGCGGACCAGGGCGTGGGCCTGCCGGGGAAGGAAACGATCCAGCTTGAACTGGACAGGCGGGAACTTTCCGTGATGCGGGCGGTTGCATCCGATGAGGAGATTTTCTCGACTGCCAAACGGCTCCGGCTGGATCTTTCGAACGCCATCCACCGGGCGAAGGAGGATAGCGGTTGGATCAGCCAGACACTGAGGGATGGTGAGGATGATGATCTGCCCGATGATCCGTTCAGCCACTCCCAGGCGATGGCCGCATTGTGCGTGGCGCCGGAAAGAGGCCCTTGGAGCGATGATCTCCTGCTGAAGTGCGCACGGATGACCTTTGTGCCGGAACCGGGCAAGTCCATCTCGGGTTTCCAGGAGCTCTATGCGCCGCCGGAACCATCATTGAAACCGTTCGACAGTTGCGGAGCGTTCTGGTTCGTGAACCTGTTGGCCGCGTCCACCCGGAAGGAAGGATTGGTGCCGGGCAGCATGAGGCCTGCGCTGGCGGAGGATCTGCTGGAGGTCCAGCAGGCGCTCGAACCCTACCGGGCCGGCACAGGCGGGTGGTGGATGTTCCCCGGAGCGGATCAGACGGCGCCGCCCAATGCTTATTCCGCATCGCTGGCGTTGCTCGCCCTGCTGGAGTGCCGGAAGGCTGGCCTGCCATGGATGGGCAGTGTGGAACGTAGGGACGAACTTCTGGAGGCGACGGCGTTGTGGCTGCGGGAGAACTTCCATCAGGACGGCAAGGCAGCGGGTTGGCGGGGCACCGGCGAGAACCGGTATGAGATTTTTGACGGACTGACGCTCCAGATCCATGCCACATTGTTGCGGGCGAAGAATGAGGCGGGAATCGGGATCCCCGATCATATCCTGCAGGCGATGGAACGGCAGTTGATCGACTGCGCTTCCCGGACGGCGGCATTTCCCGTGGCGAGTGGTGAGTTCGAGAGTGATATCAAAGTTCAGGGCCGCGCGATCCAACGGAAGGAGGCCTACCGCTTCCTGTGGTATCCATGGGCGCTGGTGGCGATGGATGGATGGCTGAAAATGGAGAAAGCGGAACCACGGCCGAAGGAGCAGGTCGTCCGCATCCGCCGGGCACGGGCGCATTTGGTCATGGATATTGGCCCCGTATTGGTGGATTCGCTCGAGAACAACTGGCTGTTCATGGCGGCGGAGACACTCTACGGCCTTTCCTCGGTGCGGGAGGATTGA
- a CDS encoding UvrD-helicase domain-containing protein has translation MASAFSFDSLNPAQRQAVGALDGPVLILAGAGTGKTRTVTCRIAHMLERKIPAEQILAVTFTNKAASEMRERIGGMVSKKAANAMTVCTFHSLCVRILRGGIEKLGYKKNFSICSHSDQVGIMKQLLVRMGGTDEKVKPDAVLSAISNAKNKGLDPSELQDDFFASLAVAYNNELRAQNAVDFDDLLLLAEQILREHTDVRDHFRRTYTRVTVDEFQDTNALQMQLLQQLVGDPYHVCVVGDDDQSIYGFRGAESANILQFERFFPDPKIIRLEENYRSSHAILHTANSLIRHNRGRREKILRSTRMGGDNVRIVAMPGDEEEAEFIAEEILAGKGAVGRNWEDFAVLFRTNSQSRKLELAMRERKIPYRMVGAQSFYDRKEVRDVLAYVQLLASPDADVPLLRVINSPNRGIGQTTAVLATDWSRENNQSVWQALCDPYFLDTLGPKARTAIQEFVALIAGAKNRIEIAKEPPSVVLEAMLKEMEYLQWIERSCKTESERQQRGEGIFNVIDSLRKHTEKGKKLQAFLDESALASEREDDDLEKKQGATLITMHASKGLEFPIVFLVGLEEGFLPHSRSIVEGTKDEERRLLYVGITRAQDNLTMTYCSKRMKYGQETHCQVSSFIPELDDDFLDHTSYDDILGAEASTEELDNFFGNLKGMLGDL, from the coding sequence ATGGCTTCCGCTTTCTCCTTTGATTCCCTCAATCCCGCCCAGCGCCAGGCCGTAGGTGCGCTCGATGGTCCCGTCCTCATCCTAGCCGGCGCAGGCACGGGAAAAACCCGTACCGTGACCTGCCGCATCGCCCACATGCTGGAGCGGAAGATCCCTGCGGAACAGATCCTCGCGGTGACCTTCACCAACAAGGCCGCCAGCGAAATGCGCGAGCGGATCGGCGGCATGGTATCGAAGAAGGCGGCGAACGCGATGACCGTCTGCACCTTCCACTCCCTCTGCGTCCGCATCCTCCGCGGCGGCATCGAAAAGCTGGGCTACAAGAAGAACTTCTCCATCTGCTCCCACTCGGACCAAGTCGGCATCATGAAGCAGTTGCTCGTCCGCATGGGCGGCACCGATGAAAAGGTGAAGCCGGACGCGGTGCTCTCCGCCATCTCCAACGCGAAGAACAAGGGCCTCGACCCATCCGAACTGCAGGATGATTTCTTCGCCAGCTTGGCCGTCGCGTACAACAACGAGCTGCGCGCCCAGAACGCCGTCGATTTCGACGATCTCCTGCTGCTGGCCGAGCAGATCCTGCGCGAGCACACCGATGTCCGGGATCATTTCCGCCGGACCTATACCCGCGTCACGGTCGATGAGTTCCAGGACACCAACGCCCTCCAGATGCAGCTCCTCCAGCAGCTCGTCGGGGATCCCTACCACGTCTGCGTGGTGGGTGATGACGACCAGTCCATCTACGGCTTCAGGGGGGCGGAGTCCGCGAACATCCTCCAGTTCGAGCGGTTCTTCCCGGATCCCAAGATCATCCGCCTTGAGGAGAACTACCGCTCCAGCCACGCCATCCTCCACACCGCGAACAGCCTGATCCGCCACAACAGAGGGCGGCGGGAGAAGATCCTTCGCTCCACCCGCATGGGCGGGGACAACGTGCGCATCGTCGCCATGCCCGGTGACGAGGAGGAGGCGGAGTTCATCGCCGAGGAGATCCTCGCTGGAAAGGGTGCCGTAGGCCGGAACTGGGAGGACTTCGCCGTCCTCTTCCGCACCAACAGCCAGAGCCGGAAACTGGAACTGGCGATGCGTGAGCGGAAGATCCCCTACCGCATGGTCGGGGCCCAAAGCTTCTACGACCGCAAGGAAGTCCGCGACGTGCTCGCCTACGTGCAGCTCCTGGCCTCGCCGGATGCGGATGTGCCGCTGCTGCGCGTGATCAATTCCCCGAACCGTGGTATCGGCCAGACCACCGCCGTGCTCGCCACGGACTGGAGCCGCGAGAACAACCAGTCCGTCTGGCAGGCGCTGTGCGATCCGTATTTCCTCGATACCCTCGGCCCAAAGGCACGCACCGCCATCCAGGAATTCGTCGCCCTCATTGCCGGGGCGAAGAACAGGATCGAGATCGCCAAGGAACCGCCCTCCGTGGTGCTGGAGGCAATGCTCAAGGAGATGGAGTATCTCCAGTGGATCGAGCGGAGCTGCAAGACGGAGAGCGAGCGCCAGCAGCGTGGCGAAGGCATTTTCAACGTCATCGACAGCCTCCGCAAGCACACCGAAAAGGGCAAGAAGCTGCAGGCTTTCCTCGATGAATCCGCCCTCGCCTCCGAGCGTGAGGACGATGATCTGGAGAAGAAGCAGGGGGCGACCCTCATCACCATGCACGCCTCGAAGGGGCTGGAGTTCCCCATCGTGTTCCTCGTCGGCTTGGAGGAGGGCTTCCTCCCCCACTCCCGGAGCATCGTGGAAGGCACGAAGGACGAGGAGCGCCGCCTGCTCTACGTGGGCATCACCCGCGCCCAGGACAACCTCACCATGACCTACTGCTCCAAGCGGATGAAGTATGGCCAGGAGACCCACTGCCAGGTCAGTTCCTTCATCCCGGAACTGGACGATGACTTCCTCGACCACACCAGCTACGACGACATCCTCGGCGCCGAAGCCAGCACCGAGGAACTGGACAACTTCTTCGGGAACCTGAAGGGGATGCTGGGGGACCTCTGA